The genome window TCCATCAGAAATCCTGCCACAATTAAAATTAAAGACAAAAGCATAAGGATTATAGTCAATATTTTGATTTCCCTGTTTCGAAAAAAAGCCATACCATTCTCCTATATTTGATATCCCAGTCCTCGGACAGTTTTGATGATAGTCGGATTTTGGGGATCATCTTCTATTTTTTCCCGCAATCTTTTGATATAGACGGTGAGGGTGTTATCATTTACAAAGTCTCCGGATACATCCCATATGCTTTCCAAGAGTTGACTGCGGGTTAATACACGTCCTTCGTTGTTGATCAAGGTGAGCAAAAGTCGGTATTCCAGTGCCGTTAAGAACACATCCCTGCCTTTTTTCATGACTTTACCCTCTGTAATATTTACAGTCACATTCCCATAATGCAAAACAATATCTTCTCCGGTGGCTTTTCTTGTCCTCCTGAGGATGCTGCGGATCCGGGATTGAAGTTCTCTTATCCTGAAGGGCTTTGTAATGTAGTCGTCAGCCCCTATATCCAGCCCCATTACCACACTGCCTTCGTCATCTCGGGCAGTCAAAAATATTACAGGGGTATCATTTTTTTGTTTGAGTTTTTTACAGATATCAAACCCGTTTCCGTCAGGGAGTGTAATATCCAGTATTGCAAAGTCGAAATCCTGAGTTGATATTTTCTCCAAAGCAGATGAGGCATCATAACATATGGTCACATGGAAACCTTCTTGAGTCA of Clostridia bacterium contains these proteins:
- a CDS encoding response regulator transcription factor encodes the protein MNLLLVEDDKTIAIGLEYSLTQEGFHVTICYDASSALEKISTQDFDFAILDITLPDGNGFDICKKLKQKNDTPVIFLTARDDEGSVVMGLDIGADDYITKPFRIRELQSRIRSILRRTRKATGEDIVLHYGNVTVNITEGKVMKKGRDVFLTALEYRLLLTLINNEGRVLTRSQLLESIWDVSGDFVNDNTLTVYIKRLREKIEDDPQNPTIIKTVRGLGYQI